TCCACTAAGCTCAGAAAGAAGATCTTCAACCGATTTTTTCAGTCTCTCTCCCTGGTATCCAATGATCAAGTTTGCTCCGGCTTCATGCCACGCTTTGGCAATTGCCCAGGCAATACTCCACTTATTAGCGATACCAAATACAAGGGCATTCTTTCCTGATAAAGGCTTGTCCATCGTCATAGTGTTTTTAAATGAAGAAAACAGAATCAAAGATAAAGAGCAAATTTTAAATTAGCTCCAAAGATCTTCATTGATGAGAAAAGCTATAAATGGGCTAATATAAGGATTATCCCATTTTATAAAAAAATCTTCTTAAGGTTCATTTTTCTTAAAAAAACCGAAAAGATAGAAAAAAAGTAAGTCTTAAAAAGCAGATAAGTAGGTTATATTATAAAAACATCTTGTGGCTCTTTTTTATCAGCAAATAATTTGATGTTATAAATAGAAGATCTTCTTTTTTTATGTCGAATATTTCAATAGCTTTTACATACAAGCTCATTCAATACGTTTATAATTGTCAATTGCTTTATTTTTCTTTAAAAAAATCGATGAGTAATTGAATTATATAATGAGGATCCAAAAGGTTGAGCCACACAGCTCATAAAGAATGAAACGCATACTTATTCTTACCGCTGGCTTTGGCGAAGGTCATAATACAGCGGCTCGAAACATCCAGGAGGCAATCGAACATCTGGAGCCGGATAAAGCTCTTGTTGACCGCATCGATCTATTTGATTCCTGTTATGGAAAGTTCAGTGATCTTTTGCGTCAAGGGTATCTTACCGCCATTAATCGAGCCCCCATCATATGGAGGGGGATCTATTCTATTTTCGATCGGACAACTTTTATTGAAGATGTCCTTGTTGCCTTTGCTAAGATGAAGCAAGCCTTGGATTGGTTGTTAAGGGAAATGCAGCCTGATGTCGTATTATCTACCTATCCTTTTTATAATTTTTTAATCGATGAAATATTTAAAGATGGAAAGGAAAAAAATTTTGTTCAAATCACGGTTATAACCGACTCGATTACGGTCAACTCTTTTTGGTATAGGAGTTGGAGTGACTATTATATTGTACCTAATGCCGATACCGCTGCTATTTTGAAATCAGTGGGTATAGCTGAACATCGGATCCTTGAATATGGTTTTCCTGTCCAGCTTGAATTTTTGGAATCAACTCAAAATGGGCTTTCTTTAGAAGAAATAAATCGGCCAAAAATTTTATACATTATTAATTCGGGAAGAAAAAAGGCGGCCAAGATTATTGAACAGCTTCTTTTAAGGAAACATTGGCAGTCGACAATTGTTGTGGGTAAAGATCAAAAACTGTTCTATACCGTGGCTGATCAAGTCAAGGGATTTGAAGAACGCGTCGAGGTATTGGGCTGGACAAACAAGATCCCCGAGCTGTTGCTCAATCATCATGTCGTGATTAGCAAAGCGGGAGGAGCAACGGTCCAGGAAGCCATTGCAGCTTGTTGTCCCATGATTATTCCTCAAGTTGTGCCTGGACAAGAAGAAGGTAATTATGAACTATTGCGCAGGTATGAAGTAGCTTGTTTTGCTGAAAAACCTGCAGATATTGGACTTGCGCTTGAATATCTTTTCGAAAATGAGGCTCAAAAATGGAAACAGTTAAAGAATAATCTTAGAAAAATTAGCAAACCGGATAGTTCACTTAAAATCGCTCGTTTTGTCCTGGATCAATCGCTGCTTGAGACCGTTCCTTCAAGAGTCTTTCATTTCCCTGCGGGAAAGTTAACTGACATAAACTTTTCGGTGCTGAAATCACAAGGCTCTCAAGCCCTGTTATGTGATTTTCATATCCATTCAACCTATTCTGACGGAAGGCTCTCCATTAGCGAGATTGTTGATTTTTATGGACAGAGAGGATTTGATTGTATCTGTGTGACTGATCACCTTGTCGATAGGAAAAGATTGATTGGTAAATTTTGTGAACTCACAGGCCTCGTTCTGACCCCAACCAAAGTCGGTGAATATTTTGACACGATAGAGAAAGAAAAGAAAAGAGCATGGAAGAAGTATGGGATGATTCTTTTCTGTGGAATAGAATTTAACAAGGATGGGTATAGCCCTAAGACATCAGCCCATCTCTTAGGAATTGATCTGAAGAGCCCAATAGATCCCTGTTTATCGTTAAAAGAAATTATAGCTGAAATTCATAAACAAAACGCTTTAGCTGTAGCTTCCCATCCCCATGTTTTCCAGAGTGTTTGGGGGCCTAACACTCTTTTTTTGTGGGAAAACCAGCAAGAATATGCCCCGTTACTTGATGCTTGGGAAGTAGCCAATAGGTACGATCTTTTTTCTCCTGTCGGTCTTAAGAAACTGCCTTTTATTGCCAACAGTGATTTTCATAAACCTAAGCATATCTATTCCTGGAAAACAATCTTGCATTGCCCCAAGGATCCTGAAGAGATTAAAGAATGTATTCGATCCAATAGAAATGTGGCTATCACCCTTTACAGGGATCACAAGTTTGGTGCAATTTTCCAGAAGAATGTGTCGGAGTTAGAAATAGCTTAAAGATTGATGAATGGTTCGGAGTGTACCTATTGCAAGCTGAGTTGTGATCCTGTAGAAAATTTGCTCTTAAGGCTTTTGCTATCTGAAAAGGAGGAAAGGTTTTCGTTTCGAACTCTTTTGAGTGCTATAGGTTCCAATGAAAAAGAAATTTGGGATAGTCTTTGTTCCTTGGAATCCAAGGGATTTTTGATGAGTTATTCTCCTCTCCGAGGTTTTGCGATTACCGAACCTTTGCCCGATTTCTTTCATCCAGCAGAAGTTCAATTCATTCTCGAAAGAATGAACGGTTATATCAATTGGAGAGCAGAAATTTTTGAAGTTATCGATTCAACCAGTGACGAGGTTCTACGCAGGGGAAAAAGAGGGGAAAAAGAAGGACTTGTAGTCATCTCGGACAAGCAATTGCAGGGGAGGGGAAGACAGGGAAGATCGTGGGAGTCTTCTTCATCTCTTGGTCTTTATATGACATTGCTTTTAGAACCTCGCTTTCAGCCCATCATTCCTCAACAGTTTGCGATTATGAGTTCTCTTTCTGTGGTTGAAGCTTTAAAGGGTATGGGATTGGAGAATGTGGGTATAAAATGGCCTAACGATATTATGGTCGATTCAAGAAAGCTTGGAGGCATTCTTATTGAGACAGACTATGGGGCAGCTGGCAAGAGGTTTGTCGCCATCGGCATTGGTATAAATGTGAATCATAAAAAACATCAGTTTTCAAAACCATTGCAAAAAAAAGCGACATCCATTTACATGGAAACAGGCCAAACCCAAAGAAGGATAGAAGTTATGGCCGAGGTATTAAGAAGGATCGATCATAATTACAGGTTATCCTTTTCTGAAGTCAAAGAGAAATGGATAATGCAGATGGTTAACCTGGATCAAAAAATAGAAATTGAGGAGAGGGGACAGAAAATTAAAGGAAGGATACGGGGAGTTGCAGAAATGGGTTGGCTGATTGTTGAAAAAGAAGATGGGTCAATCCAGAAGGTTTTTTCGGCAGGAACCTTTTAGCTGTTAATAGCTGGATTTTAAAAATAAACAAAAAACCTATCCAAAAAAAGAAAAAATACTCTTTTTTAATTTCTAGAATGAGTTAGAATGAAACTATGGTTGCCAATCCCAAGAGATGGCCAGGTCCTGGTGGGGGAGATCCAGGAGGGAGATGGGATAAAGAAAACAAAGTAATAATTTTTATATTTTTATTTTTGTTTGGTCTTTACATGGCGGCTTTGTTTTTCCGAATATGGAGAGCATTCGGTTGGTGAAGGTCTAAAAAATCGATTTATAAGTAGCTTTTTTGAAATCGTTCCAGGGTTTTTTCAGAACTCAAAGTCAAAGGAGAACAGCTATATGATTCCATTAGAAGATAACTATACCGATGTTATTGGAAAAGCACAAAGGGGGCTTAATCTTTCCGATAGTTTGCTTGCGGAAAAAGCAAAAGTATCTGTTGAACAGCTTCGAAAAGTAAAGGAGGGAGAACCGATTGATGAAATTTTAGAAAAAATTGCTCCTGTTTTGGGTTTAGGAAAGAAAGCCCTTCTTGATCTAGCCAAAGGACTGTACTATCCCCAAGATCGGGGTATAATCCCGGGTTTATTTCATTTCAATACAAGATGGGAAGATATGACAGTAAACAGCTATCTTGTTTGGGATACAACCACAAAGGAGGCGGCGGTTTTTGATACGGGTGGAAATTGTACCGAAATGCTCGATGCAATCAAGGTCCATGGATTGCACGTAAAATATATCTTTCTTACCCATACCCATGCTGATCATATTGCCGAGCTGGGAAGGCTGAAACGAGCCGTCGGGGCTCCGGCCTATTGTTGTGAGCTCGAAATGATATCTGGAACTGAACCTTTTAGTCCAGGAAAGGAATTTCAACTGTCCCATCTTTCTATCCGATCATTTCTTACAAATGGTCATTCTCCAGGTGGAGTGTCTTATTATATTACCGGGGGAGAACATAAGTTTGTGATTGTCGGCGATTCGATTTTTGCAGGATCCATGGGAGGTGGAAACTATTCCTATTCCGATGCCCTGAAGAACAATAAAGAAAAAATTTTAACTTTACCCGACGACACGATCATTTGTCCTGGTCATGGTCCGCTGACTACGGTAGGTGAAGAAAAGATTCACAATCCATTTTTTGCTTTTAGTTAAAAGCTAAGATATGGAATTATGCATTGGATATTCGATAAGTTTTTCCTTAATGATAAGGTAAGGAAAAAAATAACCTAAAAAAAATTAAAAAGGAGGTAAAATGAAACTTGTTCCATTGATTGGTTCTGGTGTTGCCGGTCCACTAGGCGTTCTACATTTGCCAAGGATGTGGCTCAAATGTATTCTGGCAGCTAAGGGCATGCTTGCTGATGGTTATCCCGATCTGGGTAAAGGATTCGATGCGATGACCATGGCAGCACTCAATCTTACCGAAGAAGAAACAAGAAATTATATTAGGACTAATTTGCCCAGTTACATTGAGTTTGAAAACTGGATTGTCCAGAAAAACGGAGGTAAGATCGATGGGGCAAAGGTAGCTGCTCACAACAGGGCAGTGCTACAGTATCATCATGATGAAGAAACCAAAAAAGCCATTCTTTCAGAAGCTGGCTTGAAAGATGACGGATCATTGCCTGATGCCGTTAACCTCAATGCTATAGATGATTATACCTGTTTCCATAAGTGGTTGAAGTCCCAGTAATAGACTTAACCCTTTAAAGGCTAAGAGATTTTTTTCTCTTAGCCTTTTTTATTTTCTGTTTTATCCTATACTAATAATTCATTATCAGTTTGTCGACTGCTCATGCTTTTAAGAATGGCTGATTTAAAAGGATTTTGGCTCTTGGGAAGGACTGTGGTTATAGCCTTTTTGTTTTTCTTGCTCCTTATTCCTGGCTATGGGTTGGCTAAAATACAAGTTCTGACCTCTATTGCTCCACTGTACTGTTTTTGCGTAAATGTGGGGGGAGAATACGTGGAAGTTAAAAATCTGTTTATTGGGGGTGCAGACCCTCACGAAAGCTCGCTTTCGGCAAAACAACTTAAAGATATCCATTCCAGCGATCTGATTGTTATTAACGGACTTGGAATGGAACATTGGGTCGATCTTGCTCTGAGTGCAGAAGAAAAATCAAAGAAGTTGGTTGTTTCTACTCTAGGGATCTCTCCAATAACTGCAGCCGGCTACCACGTGGAGAAAGGACTAGCTCAACCTGAATATGCTTTTAATCCTCATGTTTGGCTAGATCCCAACTTGGCCAGCATTCAAGTGATGAATATCTCGAAAGCTTTATCCCTAAGAGATCCCCTACATAAAGAGATATTCGAAAGGAATGCAACACTTTACATTTCAAAATTAAAAGAAATCGATCAGTTATATCAACAGAAACTGGATAGTAACCGTTCTAAAAAAGCTTTTTTTTACAACGATGCTTTCATGTACTTGGCCAATCGCTATGGTATTGTGGTTGCAGGTATTGTTGAGGAGTGTGGTGAAAGGGGAGGACCCTCTCCTAGAAAGCTAGCAACCATTCTTGGAGTGATGAAAATCAAGAAAATCCCTTTTTTTTATACCCCCTTTTCCAATGCTTTTCTTGTTAAAGAGATTATAAGAGAAGGTCAGTCTAGGTCAGCAGAAATTGATGCCATGGAAGGAGCTGAGCTCCATCCTTTAATGTATGAAAAGGTTGCAAAGAAAAATCTCGCCATTTTTATGGATGTTTTTGGAGGGATAATCCTTTCGTTCAAAAGAAATT
The DNA window shown above is from Methylacidiphilum caldifontis and carries:
- a CDS encoding MGDG synthase family glycosyltransferase → MKRILILTAGFGEGHNTAARNIQEAIEHLEPDKALVDRIDLFDSCYGKFSDLLRQGYLTAINRAPIIWRGIYSIFDRTTFIEDVLVAFAKMKQALDWLLREMQPDVVLSTYPFYNFLIDEIFKDGKEKNFVQITVITDSITVNSFWYRSWSDYYIVPNADTAAILKSVGIAEHRILEYGFPVQLEFLESTQNGLSLEEINRPKILYIINSGRKKAAKIIEQLLLRKHWQSTIVVGKDQKLFYTVADQVKGFEERVEVLGWTNKIPELLLNHHVVISKAGGATVQEAIAACCPMIIPQVVPGQEEGNYELLRRYEVACFAEKPADIGLALEYLFENEAQKWKQLKNNLRKISKPDSSLKIARFVLDQSLLETVPSRVFHFPAGKLTDINFSVLKSQGSQALLCDFHIHSTYSDGRLSISEIVDFYGQRGFDCICVTDHLVDRKRLIGKFCELTGLVLTPTKVGEYFDTIEKEKKRAWKKYGMILFCGIEFNKDGYSPKTSAHLLGIDLKSPIDPCLSLKEIIAEIHKQNALAVASHPHVFQSVWGPNTLFLWENQQEYAPLLDAWEVANRYDLFSPVGLKKLPFIANSDFHKPKHIYSWKTILHCPKDPEEIKECIRSNRNVAITLYRDHKFGAIFQKNVSELEIA
- a CDS encoding biotin--[acetyl-CoA-carboxylase] ligase, which encodes MNGSECTYCKLSCDPVENLLLRLLLSEKEERFSFRTLLSAIGSNEKEIWDSLCSLESKGFLMSYSPLRGFAITEPLPDFFHPAEVQFILERMNGYINWRAEIFEVIDSTSDEVLRRGKRGEKEGLVVISDKQLQGRGRQGRSWESSSSLGLYMTLLLEPRFQPIIPQQFAIMSSLSVVEALKGMGLENVGIKWPNDIMVDSRKLGGILIETDYGAAGKRFVAIGIGINVNHKKHQFSKPLQKKATSIYMETGQTQRRIEVMAEVLRRIDHNYRLSFSEVKEKWIMQMVNLDQKIEIEERGQKIKGRIRGVAEMGWLIVEKEDGSIQKVFSAGTF
- a CDS encoding MBL fold metallo-hydrolase — translated: MIPLEDNYTDVIGKAQRGLNLSDSLLAEKAKVSVEQLRKVKEGEPIDEILEKIAPVLGLGKKALLDLAKGLYYPQDRGIIPGLFHFNTRWEDMTVNSYLVWDTTTKEAAVFDTGGNCTEMLDAIKVHGLHVKYIFLTHTHADHIAELGRLKRAVGAPAYCCELEMISGTEPFSPGKEFQLSHLSIRSFLTNGHSPGGVSYYITGGEHKFVIVGDSIFAGSMGGGNYSYSDALKNNKEKILTLPDDTIICPGHGPLTTVGEEKIHNPFFAFS
- a CDS encoding DUF5069 domain-containing protein, with amino-acid sequence MKLVPLIGSGVAGPLGVLHLPRMWLKCILAAKGMLADGYPDLGKGFDAMTMAALNLTEEETRNYIRTNLPSYIEFENWIVQKNGGKIDGAKVAAHNRAVLQYHHDEETKKAILSEAGLKDDGSLPDAVNLNAIDDYTCFHKWLKSQ
- a CDS encoding metal ABC transporter substrate-binding protein; the protein is MADLKGFWLLGRTVVIAFLFFLLLIPGYGLAKIQVLTSIAPLYCFCVNVGGEYVEVKNLFIGGADPHESSLSAKQLKDIHSSDLIVINGLGMEHWVDLALSAEEKSKKLVVSTLGISPITAAGYHVEKGLAQPEYAFNPHVWLDPNLASIQVMNISKALSLRDPLHKEIFERNATLYISKLKEIDQLYQQKLDSNRSKKAFFYNDAFMYLANRYGIVVAGIVEECGERGGPSPRKLATILGVMKIKKIPFFYTPFSNAFLVKEIIREGQSRSAEIDAMEGAELHPLMYEKVAKKNLAIFMDVFGGIILSFKRNF